TTTTCATAAGCTACTTTTCTAACTTCAAAAAGCTCTTCTAAAGCGTGCATTCTACGCTCTTCATGCATCAAATCTTTGCTTGCTATTTTTAAGAGATCATACTTTTTTTCATAAAAACAAGATGTTAAAAAAGCGGCATGAGATAAGTTATTTACACACTCTTTCATCGTATAGTTCTTTGGTAAAATTTGTCTTGACGAGGATGTGCTCATCGGTTTATTTGGGATGACAACTACTGCTTTTATCTCATCGCTTAAACTTATTTTATTTGCGTAAACATTACCATTTTTTACGATCGCGCTGATAAATCCACCGTGAACTGCTGGCGAGATATTATCAGGATGGGTTTCATAGATGATAGCTTTATTTAAAACTGTCTCTTTGCTTGCCTTAAAGCCAGCCATTTCGTACGCTGAAGCAATGGCTCCAACGATCACAGCGGAGCTACTACCAAGTCCCCTTGAAAATGGGATATTATTTTCAAAAACGACTCTAAAATTTTCATTTTTACCAGTTAGCTCAAAAAAAATTTCATTAAAAATACTTAAGAATATATTATTTCTCTTTAAATTTACACTTCCGCTGCCTTCGCCGTTTATCGACACTGAGCTAAATTTTGCTGGCTCGATTTTCACGCTATTAAAAAGCTTCAAACTAAGCCCCAAAGCATCAAAACCAGGGCCCAAATTAGCACTTGTTGCAGGCACTAAGATATTCAAAATTTCTCCTAAACTGCTTGGATGATATAATCTGGAAGTGTATCTGAATTTAGTTTTAATTCATCTAAATTTAAAGGCAACCTAAATCCTACTGGCTCTACTTTTTTAAGTGAAATTTTGCCATCTTTTAAAATGAAGCTTAAATTTTTATTTGCTCTGATCGCTTGGCTGCCATTTAAGCTAAAGCCACTAACCGCATAAAATTCGCAACCCTTTGCCAAAGAGAAAGTCTTTAAAATAACATAGGCCACCTTTAACCCCATAAAGCTTCCAGGCGTATTTGCATAGATAATTTTTGTGATATTAAATTTAGAGGATAAATTTTCTAAGATCTTTATCAAAGCTTCACTGACATATTCATCAGTCGTAATTTCATCAAATTTTACGCCGTCTTTATAAACTCCAACCAAGAGCGGAGTCGATAAAGAGACAACTAAAATTTCAATATTTTCTATGCAAATACCTTTTGATACTCTTTTAGAAGTTCACCATTTAGAGTTGCGATCTCGTAGTTTTTCTCATCGGACATCAAAGCAAGAGTTAATTTGTGATTTAGATCGTGACTTCCAGCAAATGCTGTATAATCGCCCAACAAAGGTGCTCCAAGCAAGCTCAAATCACCAATCGCATCTAAAATTTTGTGCCTTACAAACTCATTTTCAAATCTCAAACCCTCTGGATTTAGGATATGTGTATCATCGATTGCCACGGCATTATCAAGTGATGCACCAAGGGCTAAATTTTGAGCTTGCAAACGTTGTAAATCTTTCAAAAACCCAAAAGTTCTAGCACGAGCTATATTTTTTATAAACGAGCTTTTACTAAAATCAAAAACATATCTTTGTTCACCAATAACTGGATGATCAAACTTTATCGTATAGTCAAATTTTGGACTTCTTGAAGGTGAAGTTCGTACAAATTTAGAACCCTCAACGACTTCAACTTCACGGCGGACAAGAATCACTTTTTTGCCAGCATCAAGATATTTTATGCCAGCTTCATCAAGTAGCATGCAAAAGCTTATTGCACTACCATCCATGACTGGAATTTCATTTGCATCAACAGAAATTCTAATATTATCAATACCATAACCATTTATGGCTGACATCAGGTGTTCGATCGTACTAATAAAGCCCTTTTCGTTGCCAACAACGGTTGCCATCTGCGTATTTATAACATTTTTAGGTTCAGCTTTAAAACTAATACCAAGATCTTCGCGGTGCAAAATAATACCAGAATTTGCATCAAGAGGTTCTAGTATAAGTCTTATCGGCTCACCTTTATGAAGCCCTATACCAACGGTCTCAACGCGTCTTGCGATAGTAGTTTGTTTCAAGAATTTTCCTTATATTTTTAATCCGCTTATGATAGCACTAAAAAATCAATTTTGCAAATTTTTTAGTTCTTGTCTATCATCGCTTTTGCAGCATCTAAGACACTTGTGATATTGTCTTTTATCCACTTTTTATCCATCCATTGTTGAGGTCTTACCTCTTCGCCTTGGACTAAAATTCCAAAGTGAAGGTGATCACCAAGTGCAAGACCACTAGTTCCAGTAGTGCCTATCTGATCGCCAGCTGCCACTATATCGCCCTCTTTTACTCTAGTGCTTGAGCAGTGTCCATAAAGCGAATAAAGCCCAAATCCATGATCGATCACAATATTTAATCCATAAATTCCATTTTCAGATGCAAGTACGACACGGCCGGCATTACTAGCTATTATAGGAGCCGCTGCCACACTTGCAAAGTCTATTCCCATATGCCATGATTCGCTTACTTGCTCGTTATTATATGTATAGTATCGGTGATCGGCGAAGTCAGCCACTTTTTTACCATTTCTTAGTGGATAAAATGGTGTCACACTAAAGCCAGTTAACATCTCATCACCAGGATTTGTAGTAAGTGCTGTTATTTTTTCTTCGTTTGAATTTCTAAGCGTTTCATTGACAAATCTCATTTTCTCAAGCCTTGAAAGCGCGCTTGGATCTTTTGCATATTGATCAGTTAGATCGACTATTTTGCCATCTAAAAATCTATCGTTTAATGCAATAGTTGAAGTTTTATACTTTACATTTTCGTAAAAATATCTGACATGTGACTTGCTTTCATTGCCTGCAAA
The genomic region above belongs to Campylobacter concisus and contains:
- the thrB gene encoding homoserine kinase — protein: MNILVPATSANLGPGFDALGLSLKLFNSVKIEPAKFSSVSINGEGSGSVNLKRNNIFLSIFNEIFFELTGKNENFRVVFENNIPFSRGLGSSSAVIVGAIASAYEMAGFKASKETVLNKAIIYETHPDNISPAVHGGFISAIVKNGNVYANKISLSDEIKAVVVIPNKPMSTSSSRQILPKNYTMKECVNNLSHAAFLTSCFYEKKYDLLKIASKDLMHEERRMHALEELFEVRKVAYENGALMSTLSGSGSSFLNIAYKDDAKNLQDILKSKFSDFRVEVFSFDNDGYEITQS
- the lpxC gene encoding UDP-3-O-acyl-N-acetylglucosamine deacetylase, whose translation is MKQTTIARRVETVGIGLHKGEPIRLILEPLDANSGIILHREDLGISFKAEPKNVINTQMATVVGNEKGFISTIEHLMSAINGYGIDNIRISVDANEIPVMDGSAISFCMLLDEAGIKYLDAGKKVILVRREVEVVEGSKFVRTSPSRSPKFDYTIKFDHPVIGEQRYVFDFSKSSFIKNIARARTFGFLKDLQRLQAQNLALGASLDNAVAIDDTHILNPEGLRFENEFVRHKILDAIGDLSLLGAPLLGDYTAFAGSHDLNHKLTLALMSDEKNYEIATLNGELLKEYQKVFA
- a CDS encoding M23 family metallopeptidase, with the translated sequence MYRRGVGGFGIVVLLLILILAGGFGYALMSKDFERNEPIIGVADKVYWNLRTPMNIKFKDDSGIKFVRISMNDGKNDLNLLNQIIQNPSTELDVNLTFPKTGFFAQKDTYEMNIEAVDTSKWSFFTGNKASKKVEVVLDTSKPDLYVLSQSYSISKGGSAVVVFRATDNQLKEVYVQTNFGKKFKAVPFYKEGFYAALVAWPVQVENFSAEVIARDFAGNESKSHVRYFYENVKYKTSTIALNDRFLDGKIVDLTDQYAKDPSALSRLEKMRFVNETLRNSNEEKITALTTNPGDEMLTGFSVTPFYPLRNGKKVADFADHRYYTYNNEQVSESWHMGIDFASVAAAPIIASNAGRVVLASENGIYGLNIVIDHGFGLYSLYGHCSSTRVKEGDIVAAGDQIGTTGTSGLALGDHLHFGILVQGEEVRPQQWMDKKWIKDNITSVLDAAKAMIDKN
- a CDS encoding glycoprotease, yielding MVGVYKDGVKFDEITTDEYVSEALIKILENLSSKFNITKIIYANTPGSFMGLKVAYVILKTFSLAKGCEFYAVSGFSLNGSQAIRANKNLSFILKDGKISLKKVEPVGFRLPLNLDELKLNSDTLPDYIIQAV